The following proteins are encoded in a genomic region of Choloepus didactylus isolate mChoDid1 chromosome Y, mChoDid1.pri, whole genome shotgun sequence:
- the LOC119524096 gene encoding N-alpha-acetyltransferase 10-like, which translates to MPLVGTGSSPAGAWGRGPVQPGGGCHGAKATAAPTPPVPMAHQEKAENLPPDVDLPSCPPPTPAPRISEVEPKYYEDGEDAYAMKQDLTQMADELRRQLELKEKGRHVVLGSIENKVETKGTSLASSGEACREEKGLVAEDSGGDSKDLSEVSESTDVKDSSEASDSAS; encoded by the exons ATGCCACTGGTGGGAACCGGCAGCTCCCCAGCAGGGGCTTGGGGCAGGGGACCTGTGCAGCCTGGGGGTGGCTGCCATGGAGCAAAGGCCACAGCAGCCCCTACTCCTCCGGTTCCAATGGCTCACCAGGAA AAAGCAGAGAACTTGCCTCCAGATGTGGATCTGCCTTcttgccctccccccacccctgcccccaggatCAGTGAAGTGGAACCCAAATACTACGAGGATGGGGAAGACGCTTATGCAATGAAGCAGGATCTCACCCAGATGGCGGATGAG CTGAGGCGGCAGCTGGAGCTGAAGGAGAAGGGCAGGCATGTGGTGCTGGGTTCCATCGAGAACAAGGTGGAGACCAAAGGCACTTCACTTGCAAGTTCGGGGGAGGCCTGTCGGGAGGAGAAGGGCCTGGTGGCTGAGGACAGTGGTGGTGACAGCAAGGACCTCAGCGAGGTCAGCGAGAGCACCGACGTCAAGGACAGCTCAGAGGCCTCCGACTCGGCCTCCTAG